The genomic stretch TGGGCTTGGTGAGCAGCGGCGTTTCGATCTCAAGAAAGCCCTGCTCCGACAGGAACGCCCGCGTGGCCAGCGCCGCCCCGTGGCGGATGACCAGGTTGCGCTGCAGGGCCGGCCGGCGCAGGTCCAGGTAGCGGTAGCGCAGCCGCAGCTCCTCGGCCGGCAGCTCCTCGTCGGCGGCGTAGTCCACCTGGATGGGGAGCGGCTCGGCGCGGGTCAGCACGCGAAGCGCCGTGCCGCGCACCTCCACCTCGCCGGTGGCCAGGGCGTCGTTGTGCTGGCCGTGGATGCGCGGAAAGATGGTGCCTTCCACCTGAACCACGTCCTCCGGCCCCAGCCGCCGCGCCTCGGCCAGCGCGTCGGCCGGCGTCCACGCCGGGTCGAACGACACCTGCACGAGGCCCTCGCGGTCGCGCAGGTCCAGGAAAACGATGCCGCCCAGGTCGCGGCGGCGGTGCACCCAGCCGGCCACGGTGACGGGGTTGCCTGCATCGGCCGCGCGCAGCGAGCCGGCTGCGCGGGTGCGGTACGCGGTGGCGAGTTGGTCGGTCATGCGCCAGGGAAC from Longimicrobium sp. encodes the following:
- a CDS encoding OB-fold nucleic acid binding domain-containing protein, giving the protein MTDQLATAYRTRAAGSLRAADAGNPVTVAGWVHRRRDLGGIVFLDLRDREGLVQVSFDPAWTPADALAEARRLGPEDVVQVEGTIFPRIHGQHNDALATGEVEVRGTALRVLTRAEPLPIQVDYAADEELPAEELRLRYRYLDLRRPALQRNLVIRHGAALATRAFLSEQGFLEIETPLLTKP